A portion of the Homalodisca vitripennis isolate AUS2020 chromosome 2, UT_GWSS_2.1, whole genome shotgun sequence genome contains these proteins:
- the LOC124353666 gene encoding uncharacterized protein LOC124353666: MSIRTTVVVTLFIIIGANADKTSITISNAALVSDNGNNCVQDGAINRCTVRRGEITTFQGVLNIDGGKYTLLGVDPILITLEWTKKELGKVVRRTRLCQKVGGDVQIEGGCGVTIMAGGHYRLVPFPVKIPELEQTVRTYFRALATARWTDGSISAEKEIGRCEVIIE; encoded by the exons ATGAGCATCAGAACAACTGTTGTTGTCACGCTTTTCATTATTATCGGGGCAAATGCAG ATAAAACATCAATTACCATTAGCAATGCAGCACTTGTCAGCGATAACGGAAATAACTGCGTACAAGACGGTGCTATCAACAGATGCACTGTCAGAAGGGGAGAGATAACCACCTTCCAGGGAGTCCTCAATATCGACG GCGGGAAATACACCCTTCTAGGTGTGGATCCAATCCTGATCACGCTGGAATGGACGAAGAAAGAGCTCGGAAAAGTGGTCAGGAGGACTAGGTTGTGTCAGAAGGTGGGAGGAGACGTGCAGATTGAGGGAGGATGCGGAGTCACCATCATGGCGGGAGGGCACTACAGACTAGTTCCGTTTCCGGTTAAGATTCCAGAACTTGAACAAACC GTAAGAACCTATTTCAGAGCGCTGGCAACAGCGAGATGGACAGACGGATCAATCAGTGCAGAGAAAGAAATTGGTAGATGTGAAGTTATTATAGAGTGA